The segment GATTTGTATTGCATGGAAATGCTTAGCGTTTGTAATAATTATTCATttcgtaaaataaataattatcttttatacttacaattagttattaTGACAAACAGATTTGTATTGCATGGGAATGCTTAGCGTTTGTAATAATTATTCATTTCgtggaataaataattatcTTTGATACGTGTAATAATACATTACGTTTTAAGTATAAAATTGCGTTCGTGCAAGATTCTGTTTGCTATCGAACGCGAAAATCCCCCGTCACGCTTCGACGTGGACAAACTTCATACGTCGTCCGATTATAACGATCCCAAGAGTATGTATttcgatttatataaatatgtacgCCTGATCTAACTATTCGCTAGCGACGTTCCCAATCGTTTGGAAGTTCTTCTCGTAAGCGTAATACAGATTATCAGAAACGTTTTTCATCCACGTGGTTGCGATCCATATGGAAGACTGGAATGTGTCGACGCTGTGCTTCTGAAATGCCTTCAGAGGAACACCCGTGTTAGTTTCTATGTAATTCATGAGTACATCGGACTCTTTCGAATACATCGGCAGAATCACGATGATTAACGTAAGTGTTAGACTGAGAAGAAAAAGCCATAGAACCATGGACACGAGGGACCAGCACGCGTTGCCTGCAACTGGCACGTTACAATCCCaattaatcaattaaattaATGCGACGGAAGAATCGTAGTAATACGGTACGTTCAAAGCGTCTTACCTTTAGGTTCCTTACTAGAGTGTTTATGATTCTGTACCGATATTGGTGTTTCTACTTCGTTTCTATTCACTTCGCTCGGCAGGCTACCTCCATTTTTGTCCAAATTCTGTTTACTATCCTTCTCGATTTgctttttcctcttcttcttctttcccccCTTTTTGGCCAGTGCGGCATCTGATTCCGCTTCCGCTAAAAGTAAGATTGTTATCAACGCATAGAACGTGACAAAACGTTCGAGGATTCATCGTTCTTGTTATTACTAGTAGCGATGTTTAATCTTCGTAATTTCTCTTCTTCGATAGTGATCTTTACGCGTGATAGATAGCTGACGATATTGCGAGCGCAAGCTTGACACTCGCTTAAATTACTGCAAGGACCAGCTACGCTAGCGACGGCTGGAGTTAGTGGATTCTCCTTCAAATCCAACCACCTTAAGTTCTTTAATTCGCTTAAACTGAGAGGTAACCTGCTAatctacgaaaaaaattatctctcttttaatcgagtggtTTAGGTTTAGATTCAGAGCTATTGAAATTTACGATAAAGCACAGATTCGACGTACCTGGTTCGCGTAAAGATCCAAATGCTTCAATTGTCTCAGTTCTCcaaaattttcaggaatttcCGTTAGCATGTTCCTGCTGAGATCTAGCTTACTGATTTGTTTCAGAGTGACAAAAGTATTCTAAAAAAGATTATTATTTATGAAGAAGTTGCGGTAGAAATAGATACAAAATAATACCAGGGGGAAGGAATAATACTCACAGGCAAGGAAGTTAACAGATTACTCGATAAATCCAAATGCGTTGCTTTCTTAACAGCTGCCTGGAAAAAGTAAAACGGATTCTGGTATTTGAATTTAATGCACACTCGTCGGTAAAAGAAATTAGGATAGGTCTGTGATATTTGTAATAGAAGCTAGGATAACCGAAACAGTTTATAAATATTTGACAGTAAATATTAATATGTTTTGACGTACGATATCTCGAACAGGCACTTCCTTCAGGTCGCATAAACTAAGATCCAACGTTTCATCTTTTAGTCTATTCTTAACGCTcttcaaattcatttcgatgctGTAGAAATCTTacgattaattaaataatgagaCCGTAGAATATGGAAGACTTTTCGCTGACACTTGGCGCTTATTCTTCCGATCACTTCCGATTCTTCCTGGCGTCACCTGCTGGTGAAAAACATGTTATCGTAAACTCGAGTAAAGATAATAGTTGACCGAATGAtgaaatattgtttaatctGAACGCATTGAAATGATGGGAAGTTTCAGCCGCTACTATATATTAGATGaagaacgagaacgaggagaACGTTCAGCAGCTAATAAACGCACGTGGCATATACGATACGAACACCAATTGGCCAAAGAGGATAAGAATATAAGATCCTCTTATCCGCTTTGCAATTGGCAAAGAAAACTACCACCGCGGGAATGGTGGCACTAGTGTGGCgtaacaaatatggacgacgcagGTATACATCTATATACACGGAACAGGTCTGCACCGTTCAGAACGGTGCTCAGCACCGTAAGGAatcgaaaaaatgttaattggcttaatattaataatttacaatacctcccttacaatctaaaatacatacatTTATTCTATATGTACGCATTTAGCGTggacttggcaggttatgattgatTGACACCAACTGGGTTACGTTTATCTTGACAGACTAGCAACCTGAACACAGCAgatttttgtcttttttatGCTGCGTGAATTGGCGGTAGATTTCTTCACCCTTGCCATGCTCCCCTCTTGACTACACATGACGATGACGAAAAcgaagtaaggtgaatgtcccaatttgtgtgttttgtttttaattaataatatgtataatatttgcGATTATAAATGGCAAGTTAATATCATCTTCATTTTCGCTTTCATCAGACGAATCACAGCTGCTGATTTCATTATCACTATTATTTAATAGTATCAAGGTTATTGTAAACAACGTTTCTTTGTCATCCATTTTGATTTCGCAGGAAACGTAGGAAAACCCGTTCCATTTTCGAGAACGCATGAACCTGCGCTGCGATCTCTGCACtcaatgcgtgaatcggaaatTCGGAACGGACCCTTAGCATCCCTGCTTtaaagtccttacttgaccttggcatttaaattggttgtctatgcgagcgggatattcaaatcaaGTAAATCTAGTAGTATGTTTGTTATACGTAAATAGATGATGAACGATTACATTCGTTCAAAATATGCAACTGACAATGAGAGTGTTTAAGAACAGTGAATTAAGGAACACTTGAGAATCTTGAGAATGTTCCAAGAGAAATTCGGGTTCTGTGACGCGTGCATACATCATGATGGGTATGTAGTTGCTCTGTGCATCTACAGTCTACAGTAACCATGCTCAATCATGCTTTTACAATGTATTCGTGATCAAGAAAATTGACAAGTGGCGAACCATTTGGATTTTAACGGGAGTTCGTGAGAATCGGGAATCGAAGCGAGCCAACGGGCGAGACTTGTCATTCTTAAATTGATTGTATAACTTCTTACGCGATTCCAGCCTGCTTTCGGTCCACTCTTTCTCCTCTCGACTAAACGTTAATTTCATCTAAAATGTCCACACGGTATATGAAAAAAGTGTACGGAGGTGATGTTTTAATCGAGAAAGATAGCGAAAACGAGAGTGAGGTGGAGAATTCCATAATCGGTGCTGTAAAGTCCAAAACATTTAACGTATTCGATCTGGTACGTTTCGAATTATTTAGTAATACAACCTTCTTCTCAACAACACCCTCTAACATAAGTTTCCAGAATTTAAAAGATGTCGTCAAAGATTTCTCTTTAGCTCTACGAATATTTAATCCTGTTTCACCTAttacacatacatatgtaccaCACGCAAATACATTTTTTGGTCACAGTTGAATGAAAATTCTGAAGTTGACGAGACAGAACATGAAGAGCAGCAAGTCGTCGAAGACAGTTACACAGGCGAGGCCAAGCgcaaaaagaggaagaagaaacgaaagaaggTAGAAGCTTCTAAGCCTCCACCGAGCGTCGAGTCTAAAGAGCTAGAAGACGTAGATGAAATTGAAAGAACAGTCAGGGAAGTGAATAGACTACTCGGAGAACCTCTCGCGGGTTGTAGTTCCCAAAGCACGAATGGCGCTCAATGGGTGGAGCAAAAGTCGAAAGAAGACGTTCTGTTGGTGCACCATAAACACTTAAATCCTTACAATGAACTGAAGAAGATTTTTGGTAGCAAAACGATACAAGCTGAACAaaagtatgtacatataatttatttaacgtaAGGGCGTAGAAAATAAGGGTTGTATTTAAATTGTGTGTGGCTAATGGTTCGCCTTAACAGCAATAGAAGAAATAGGGGTCGTTCTGGTCATTTAAAGAAAACCTGGCTAGTGTCTCCTAGGGACACTTGGCCGCCGATCAATAAGTCCGGTCTTTCGATGTCTTTGGACCACACCGTAGAGTCGACGCCTAACGTGCAATACTTTATGTACGATCACAGCCCTTCGTACAGACAAgttcaattaaaattcttgaaGGCCGTCGAAAGTTTAAATCCTGAAAGTATCGTTGTACGTTACGTTCTCATTTGTGTATTGCCAGAAGAACTCGTGAGTCTCGTGGAGTCTAACTAGCGACGTTCTGTTTCAGAACGTAATCAATGCGCACTCTTACCACGTGGACGCTTCGTTACAATTAGCCGAACTATGTAAGCTCAGCGAAGATCTAGCAATGGCTGCAGAGTTCACAGAACGAGCGCTGTATTGCTTGGAATGTGCTTTCCATCCATTATTTAACGTTACGACTGCTCTCTGCAGACTTGATTATAAAAAGCAACAGAACCGTGCGCTATTCATCACATTGTTCAAACATCTTACCTTCGTTGGCGGACGTGCGTGTTATAGGTAAACGCGAACTTATGAAACTCTTTtgtcggctgtacttccgaaaggaatcggtggccgatcgagatgaaccatggtgggtattacgaggggtgtggagagaccccaaatataaaattttagcttcggcaattcatgcgttcaaaagatacaattGTGCAttaaagggtacaccttaccgattttttttttaatcactttaccacggtcccccctcttaacaatatttttgttgacttataccgacacaacgcattccactttccaacttgtcccgggtattagtattggttggggctagattagtgtcggggcgcgcgcccgcccgcgggcgcgtaaagcatggtagcgaaccgatgtgagtttggcgatgctaaaactgagattgtggttacaaaatttcaaaaacaaaaattggCAGGACGGGAGGGTTTCCGGGTAGGGAGGCCTGCACCAACatctaataaaaatttccaaaaaaaagttaacaataattttttattaatatttcggaaactaataaatacccgaagctacaattttagatttagggtccacacccctccccccaaacctcatctcgatcggacaccggtccctttcggaataatatcccttTTGTATGCTGTATGTACAGTTTCTCTTTCAAATTTCTTACAAAGTGTTGCGTTTCAGAACAAGCTTGGAATTTTGTAAACTGCTTTTGTCACTCGATCCGGAAGGCGATCCTTTAGCTGTGGTCCTCTCTCTCGATCTTTATGCTTTAAGGGCGAAAGAATACGAATGGTTTATAGAATTCTGCGATCTCTGGGACAGTACAAGAAATTTAACGCAGCTGCCAAATATAGCGTACAGCTTAGCTCTGGCCCATTTCCATTCGGGCGATCGAACGGCTGCCAGTGAACTTTTACAAAATGCTTTAATAATGTTCCCAGGCGTGTTGATTGCTTTACTAGATAAATGTGGTATAAAAGCCGATGAGCAGGTACTTTTAAATTACATTCGGAATAATAACGAAAATGAAAGTTTACTTCGGATTTAAAGATCGATCGATACAGAGAATATTTTTCTAGGTACAGAGCCATGATTTCTTCAACAGTAAAGCAGCAGTTTCGACGCCGCCAGCACTAGAGAAGTTACAGAACTTGTATGTGGCACGTAGTTTCTGCTTATGGAAGGAGGCAGATCTTCTACCGTGGTTACAAGAAAACGTACACGTTGTGTTAACTCGCGTCGACTCTAAAGACGATTACGTTAAGTATTGCGAGGTGAAGCGGAGTAAACGTTATCAGGGGAAACTGCCAAAGAACATTCTGAGGCATATTATACTCTCTGACATAAAAGATGTTACTGTGAACGTTCAAGAAGTATGTAAAACTTTATACATGCAATTATTTGGTACgttcagggccggcgcgaggatggttggcgcccttatgcaagaaaatttttggcaccCCCAAATTGTTGTACCGGtttcctatttaatatgtttttcctttacggagtacaatataaaaaataattatatttacttttttctttatgtgggagttggattcttttattactaagcgtgcgatatatgtatgttttttttagcgcccccttcagctggcgcccttatgcggcgcataacttgcataatgggttccgccggccctgggtACGTTATATGTATGTACTCGCATACATATTTCTGTAACATTTCTGTATGCTTTTAAATTGTTCGTAGATACAGAATGTTGGGTCAGTGCTCTCACACGATCCTCTGCCACCCGTGGATAGTATTGATATTTACAAAAGACCTACAACGAATACAAGACCAAACAGATTGTATTTCAATCTTTTGTCTCTTGTCTTCTCGTCTTTGCTCCCGGACTTTAATGGAGAAGTTGCAGTCGTTGTCCATGAAGATGTAAATTTACTGTAAGCATACACATATAACATAATACTAATTCTAAGACTTTGTAACTAAAAGGAATGTACTTATTACGAGGAATTACATCGTAAAATTCTTTTAGTCAtgaaaacaacgaacaaacttaAGGTAAAGTGCCGTTACGACTATAGGATAACAAATCGAATTAAGATACGAAACTTTTACTGTCAATGTAATAATGATCATGGGAATTAatatacatgtatacatatttttcaaagttttatgaagataatgtatgtacatttcatattaagtaatataatatttatcgaatatTTAAGAGTGGACACCGTAAAGCGTAAACTTATGGGCTCCGTCgctctttctcttcttttagATAATGAAGCCTTTGAAACTTCATATAGCTTAGTTGTATTCAACATAATACAAGGCGGTCGTGTCATCACTGCTCGGCGTTTTTCTCGTACGATGGCAAGTGTGtgaaaagaaatgaaagaagaaaagaGTCTCGTCACATTTTCTACGCAACGAtgattctatcaattttttcaatgaagGTGgcctttaatttcttaaatggaaagctatatttttctttctctcataTCAAGACGACCGTGAAGGCGAATAATTCAACGATCTAAGGTATAGTGACGTTCAAAGTTATATGAGATCAGGAATGAATGAAATGATTCGGACACTTGATCAACAAAACATTCATGCAACTAATCGCGTTGCTTGTAACGAACGATGAAACTTTTTCGTCTTCGATTGTTTTAATACGCTTGCTATGTACGAGAAAAATGCTGGGTAGTAATAACGCGAGCACCATTTATAGATATACATACAAGTATAAGGTTGTGCAATAATTGTTTGTACAATCTTGTTACGATGAATCATCACTGTTATAGTGTTCATGGAACTTTTTAAGCAGTCGTATCCTATTTTGCTCGTTAAGAAGTTGTAAATACGTAAAAAGGtatatttgcaataataaataaactattgttTCAAAAATTCTACACAGATGTTGACCTTTAATTACCTCTGCCGTTAAAATGCTAGTATTTTGCGCAGGAGAAAGAAAATCATTCCATGAAGATTGTTCGTTAAAAAACAATGATTATTTTTCCAATAGAATTGTTTTATGTACAAATCTATACAACTGCGTTATATATGTGTAATTGTTCTCGCCGTCATGGTTTCAATTAATCTTCCTTGTAGCTTTATTAAATACGAACAACTGTTCTTACATATTAATGTGATAATCAATGAGTACGTAAACATGTGTCGTGTGCGTATGCTAGCGTAATACTGAGCGTTTTCCTGTAACTGTCTTAGTTAGTAGTTACCTTGTTAGTAGAAACACCCATTCCATATCGAATTTAACATCACCGGAAGTGACGGAGAAAGTtttaaatcaaataaatcgTTCACAGTCGCGAACGACGTTGAATTTTGACCATCGGTCCATATAAATGTTCTGTTTATTACAGTTGCATTTACTTTACAGTATACTGTGAAATACGGGGTTGTAACGGCAAATTCCAGGGCCGTATTCCTGATAAGCTTTTTTCGTGTGGCAAACTCTATAAAATTCAGGGTCACTTGCTAATAACGCACCGCCGTACCATACCGCCCAGCGTTGTTTGTGATGCGATATAACATGAACGTCTACAGGCTTCGGCTAAAATAAAACACGTAATTGCAGTCTACTCTAACATTTCATGAATTTCAGAAATCAGAAGTCATGCATAAAGGTCGTCGTCCAGTAGGCCAAAGCGCGGCGACCAAAGTGAATTCTTCGTCCGAAGCGAAGTTTTCGATGAGAATATTTTCGGGTCGTTTCGGGTCGCTGCTGTTCTGTCATATGAGCAATGTGTGACGACGAATTTGTTATAGACGGAATATTACTGATGCAAACATCTACCGTTAGAATGTCCGCACAAGAGAAGAGAGCTGGGTGCTTTTAGTTAAATAGCATACAATTCCTTGCATTAGAAACATTCCGTCTATAACAAATTCGTCGTCACACATCGCTCATATGAC is part of the Andrena cerasifolii isolate SP2316 chromosome 1, iyAndCera1_principal, whole genome shotgun sequence genome and harbors:
- the LOC143372898 gene encoding uncharacterized protein LOC143372898 gives rise to the protein MNLKSVKNRLKDETLDLSLCDLKEVPVRDIAAVKKATHLDLSSNLLTSLPNTFVTLKQISKLDLSRNMLTEIPENFGELRQLKHLDLYANQISRLPLSLSELKNLRWLDLKENPLTPAVASVAGPCSNLSECQACARNIVSYLSRVKITIEEEKLRRLNIATTEAESDAALAKKGGKKKKRKKQIEKDSKQNLDKNGGSLPSEVNRNEVETPISVQNHKHSSKEPKVAGNACWSLVSMVLWLFLLSLTLTLIIVILPMYSKESDVLMNYIETNTGVPLKAFQKHSVDTFQSSIWIATTWMKNVSDNLYYAYEKNFQTIGNVASE
- the Nulp1 gene encoding nuclear localized protein 1, translated to MSTRYMKKVYGGDVLIEKDSENESEVENSIIGAVKSKTFNVFDLLNENSEVDETEHEEQQVVEDSYTGEAKRKKRKKKRKKVEASKPPPSVESKELEDVDEIERTVREVNRLLGEPLAGCSSQSTNGAQWVEQKSKEDVLLVHHKHLNPYNELKKIFGSKTIQAEQNNRRNRGRSGHLKKTWLVSPRDTWPPINKSGLSMSLDHTVESTPNVQYFMYDHSPSYRQVQLKFLKAVESLNPESIVNVINAHSYHVDASLQLAELCKLSEDLAMAAEFTERALYCLECAFHPLFNVTTALCRLDYKKQQNRALFITLFKHLTFVGGRACYRTSLEFCKLLLSLDPEGDPLAVVLSLDLYALRAKEYEWFIEFCDLWDSTRNLTQLPNIAYSLALAHFHSGDRTAASELLQNALIMFPGVLIALLDKCGIKADEQVQSHDFFNSKAAVSTPPALEKLQNLYVARSFCLWKEADLLPWLQENVHVVLTRVDSKDDYVKYCEVKRSKRYQGKLPKNILRHIILSDIKDVTVNVQEIQNVGSVLSHDPLPPVDSIDIYKRPTTNTRPNRLYFNLLSLVFSSLLPDFNGEVAVVVHEDVNLLHENNEQT